The following coding sequences are from one Sardina pilchardus chromosome 16, fSarPil1.1, whole genome shotgun sequence window:
- the LOC134060155 gene encoding growth hormone secretagogue receptor type 1-like — MDVVLEGNGSGAGSGCEDCWNASGWDYWEDWSPSQSLFSDMELVAVTTLCIPLLLLGLVGNAMTILVVWRCPQMRSTTYLYLSSMAVSDILILLLMPLDLYKLWHYRPWLLGEAVCKLSMFASECCTFSSILHMTALGAERYLAVCFPLRARLLVTRGRVRVLLAGLWAVAFLSAAPVLALVGVERLDEGGLTECRCTQYALTSGLLAAMLWLSNLYFLVPLGLLSLLYGLIARRLFLRKQTHRDRGHRQTLRMMVVIVVAFVLCWLPFHVGRTLFSVSADSSPELYTVSQYLNLVSFVLFYLSAAINPLLYNTMSARYRACVRSLLTLANSPTTEVRHGAHRGQLTPQHSHSSTHI; from the exons ATGGATGTGGTGCTGGAGGGCAATGGCTCTGGCGCAGGCTCGGGTTGCGAGGACTGCTGGAACGCCTCTGGCTGGGACTACTGGGAGGACTGGAGCCCGAGCCAGTCGCTCTTCAGCGACATGGAGCTGGTCGCTGTGACCACGCTGTGCATTCCACTGTTGCTGCTCGGCCTCGTGGGTAACGCTATGACCATCCTGGTGGTGTGGCGCTGCCCACAGATGAGGAGCACCACGTACCTGTACCTGAGCAGCATGGCTGTGTCcgacatcctcatcctcctgctCATGCCTCTGGACTTGTACAAG CTGTGGCACTACCGGCCGTGGTTGCTAGGCGAGGCCGTGTGCAAGCTGTCGATGTTCGCCAGCGAGTGCTGCACCTTCTCCTCCATCCTGCACATGACGGCTCTCGGGGCCGAGCGCTACCTGGCCGTCTGCTTCCCGCTGCGCGCGCGCCTGCTGGTCACCCGGGGCCGTGTGCGCGTGCTGCTGGCCGGCCTGTGGGCCGTGGCCTTCCTGAGCGCTGCCCCCGTGCTGGCCCTGGTGGGCGTGGAGCGTCTGGACGAGGGCGGCCTGACCGAGTGCCGCTGCACGCAGTACGCGCTCACCTCGGGCCTGCTGGCCGCCATGCTGTGGCTGTCCAACCTCTACTTCCTGGTGCCGCTCGGCCTGCTCTCGTTGCTCTACGGCCTCATCGCCCGGAGGCTGTTCCTACGGAAACAGACTCACCGAGACCGCGGGCATCGCCAGACACTGAGGATGATGG tgGTGATAGTGGTGGCATTTGTTCTGTGTTGGCTCCCCTTCCATGTTGGCCGGACCCTCTTCTCTGTTTCGGCTGACTCCAGCCCCGAGCTCTACACTGTGTCCCAATACCTGAACCTGGTCTCCTTTGTGCTCTTCTACCTGAGCGCCGCCATCAACCCGCTGCTGTACAATACCATGTCCGCCCGTTACCGAGCGTGCGTCCGCTCCCTGCTCACACTGGCCAACAGCCCCACCACAGAGGTCCGCCACGGGGCCCATCGAGGCCAGCTCACTCcccaacactcacactccaGTACTCATATCTGA